In Tripterygium wilfordii isolate XIE 37 chromosome 23, ASM1340144v1, whole genome shotgun sequence, one genomic interval encodes:
- the LOC119992996 gene encoding uncharacterized protein LOC119992996 isoform X1 — protein sequence MNQISYFRPLLRESIDRFLSERRNGERNFCNFTSIFCRLLQSLPDPPLEIVWFYSALTFHSLEFSDQEYSKPVLVVKELFQLIVSCSDSCNVNQKMATLAPVMCELYRLVVFDKKELRGEIEDLLEGIVGYISICCGTHFEEEGELESLSSCFEDLVRVWMVKRVGENCDTGKVMRAFFPLLGDGVLGRVCEGCEVGYLAGTIMTEAFLLRLCLKFGSFTLRTEIEEELRNNVVQMINGFRNVYFFDTILRMLLEPMLPVTSLLSIEDEVFLREVLYDAVIMAEYSFLDLQGGVELPSKHLKSLAVTWLLVADNAIRFARIGCREIGDQTKVISYMDAFCESRLSSQLSKWIIGQTGICGQSSKPTIGTPIALIRWILNVEKQGIKVFDCDTYKIYAESIIRKSRKGYELPAIRSDGENLREDYFLYSENESEEDDKLDDDTNMVDSMDVALSTASGLISSGAIDDTRKRKEERMNDSGREVKFTRYEIQEYSVR from the exons ATGAACCAAATCTCCTATTTTCGGCCCCTGCTCAGAGAATCCATCGATCGGTTTTTATCCGAACGTCGAAACGGCGAGAGGAATTTCTGCAATTTTACCTCGATTTTCTGTCGTTTACTGCAAAGCTTACCCGATCCACCGCTTGAAATTGTGTGGTTTTACTCGGCTTTGACATTTCATTCTTTGGAGTTTAGTGATCAAGAGTATTCTAAGCCAGTCTTGGTTGTTAAAGAATTGTTTCAGTTGATAGTTTCTTGTTCTGATTCGTGTAATGTGAATCAAAAGATGGCTACACTTGCTCCGGTCATGTGCGAGTTGTACCGTTTGGTTGTGTTTGACAAAAAGGAGCTGAGGGGAGAGATTGAGGATTTATTGGAGGGGATTGTCGGTTATATTAGCATTTGTTGTGGTACCCATTTTGAGGAAGAAGGTGAGCTGGAAAGTTTGAGCTCatgttttgaggatttggtgCGCGTGTGGATGGTTAAGAGAGTTGGAGAAAACTGCGACACGGGGAAGGTTATGAGGGCATTTTTCCCGCTTTTAGGGGATGGGGTTCTTGGAAGGGTTTGTGAGGGATGTGAGGTGGGTTACCTGGCTGGAACTATTATGACTGAGGCGTTTTTGTTGAGATTGTGCTTGAAATTTGGATCGTTTACTTTGAGAACTGAGATTGAGGAAGAACTGCGCAACAATGTGGTTCAAATGATCAATGGTTTTCGGAATGTTTACTTCTTTG ATACCATTCTGAGAATGCTGTTGGAGCCGATGTTGCCTGTCACCTCCCTACTG AGCATTGAGGATGAGGTTTTTTTGAGAGAGGTCTTATATGATGCTGTGATAATGGCTGAGTATTCATTCCTCGACCTTCAAGGGGGAGTTGAACTACCTAGCAAACACTTGAAAAGTCTTGCTGTGACATGGTTGTTAGTTGCTGACAATGCCATACGATTTGCCAG GATTGGCTGTAGGGAAATTGGTGACCAGACCAAGGTCATTTCCTATATGGATGCGTTCTGTGAATCTCGCTTATCCTCACAGTTAAGCAAGTGGATCATTGGTCAGACTGGTATTTGTGGCCAATCAAGCAAACCAACTATTGGCACTCCTATAGCTCTCATTA GGTGGATACTAAATGTTGAAAAGCAAGGTATTAAGGTGTTCGATTGTGACACCTACAAGATTTATGCAGAATCCATAATTCGTAAATCAAGAAAAGGTTATGAGCTTCCAGCAATTAGGTCAGATGGTGAGAACTTGAGAGAAGATTACTTCTTGTACTCTGAAAATGAGAGTGAAGAGGATGATAAACTTGATGACGATACAAACATGGTTGATTCAATGGATGTTGCATTATCCACAGCTTCTGGCTTGATATCATCAGGAGCAATTGACGATACAAGAAAACGTAAAGAAGAGAGAATGAATGACAGTGGTAGAGAGGTTAAGTTCACCAGGTATGAAATTCAGGAGTACTCGGTGAGGTAG
- the LOC119992978 gene encoding serine/threonine protein phosphatase 2A 55 kDa regulatory subunit B beta isoform-like isoform X1, which produces MNGVEEAVAGSAEAPQPLEWKFSQVFGERTAGEEVQEVDIISAIEFDRTGDHLATGDRGGRVVLFERADTKDHGGNRRDLEMMDYSNSRHPEFRYKTEFQSHEPEFDYLKSLEIEEKINKIRWCQSANGALFLLSTNDKTIKFWKVQEKKVKKICDMNVDPVKAAGNGPIAGSSRSTLSKPCIANGECTENPVGHSSADFEFPSGGIPSLRLPTVVTSHEMSLVARCRRIYAHAHDYHINSISNNSDGETFISADDLRINLWNLEISNQSFNIVDVKPANMEDLTEVITSAEFHPTHCNTLAYSSSKGSIRLIDMRQSALCDSHSKLFEQPEVSGTRSFFTEIIASISDIKFSKDGRHILSRDYMTLKLWDINMDSGPVTTFQVHEYLRPKLCDLYENDSIFDKFECCLSGDGLRVATGSYSNLFRVFGCSKGSSEATTLEASKNPTRRQVQTPSRPARSLGSLSRGFRRGADNSGVDSNGNAYDFSTKLLHLAWHPTENSLACAASNSLYMYYA; this is translated from the exons ATGAACGGTGTAGAAGAAGCTGTGGCTGGTTCCGCTGAAGCACCTCAGCCGCTGGAGTGGAAATTCTCTCAGGTTTTTGGCGAACGGACTGCAGGGGAGGAGGTGCAGGAAG TTGATATTATTTCTGCCATCGAATTTGATAGAACCGGGGATCACCTTGCCACTGGAGATCGCGGAGGTCGGGTGGTTTTATTTGAAAGAgctgatacaaaagat CATGGTGGAAATCGGAGAGATCTAGAGATGATGGATTACTCAAACAGTAGGCATCCTGAGTTCCGCTATAAGACAGAGTTTCAAAGCCATGAGCCTGAG TTTGATTATCTCAAGAGCTTGGAAAttgaggagaaaataaataaaattagatGGTGTCAGTCAGCCAATGGCGCcctatttcttctttcaactaATGACAAAACCATCAAATTTTGGAAG GTTCAAGAGAAGAAGGTTAAGAAAATATGCGACATGAACGTGGACCCTGTGAAAGCTGCAGGAAATGGTCCTATTGCTGGTTCGAGTAGGTCAACCCTCTCGAAGCCATGTATTGCAAATGGAGAATGCACAGAGAACCCCGTTGGTCATTCAAGTGCTGATTTTGAGTTTCCATCTGGGGGTATCCCATCTTTGCGTTTGCCTACGGTA GTAACTAGTCATGAGATGAGCCTTGTGGCGAGATGTCGAAGAATATATGCCCATGCCCATGACTATCACATCAATTCCATTTCTAATAACAG TGATGGAGAGACTTTTATATCGGCTGATGATTTGCGAATAAATCTTTGGAACTTGGAAATTAGCAATCAGAGttttaatattgttgatgtgaagCCTGCAAACATGGAGGATCTGACTG AGGTGATAACTTCGGCAGAATTTCACCCTACCCATTGCAACACGTTAGCATATAGTAGTTCGAAAGGCTCAATTCGACTGATTGATATGCGACAATCGGCTCTATGTGATAGTCATAGCAAATT GTTCGAGCAGCCGGAGGTGTCTGGCACAAGGTCCTTTTTCACCGAAATAATTGCCTCAATCTCGGATATAAAGTTTTCGAAAGATGGAAGGCATATACTTAGTCGTGACTACATGACTCTCAAG TTGTGGGACATAAATATGGATTCTGGCCCTGTTACAACTTTCCAGGTTCATGAATACTTGAGACCTAAG CTCTGTGATTTGTATGAAAATGATTCTATCTTTGACAAGTTTGAGTGTTGTCTTAGTGGAGATGGACTTCGAGTTGCAACTGGCTCCTACAG CAATCTGTTCCGTGTGTTTGGTTGTTCCAAAGGAAGCTCAGAAGCTACAACATTGGAAGCCAGCAAAAATCCCACGAG GAGACAAGTCCAAACACCATCGAGGCCTGCTAGATCTCTGGGCAGTCTATCTCGTGGTTTCAGGCGAG GTGCGGACAACTCTGGAGTCGATTCAAATGGAAATGCTTATGATTTCTCAACAAAGTTGCTACATCTGGCATGGCATCCAACTGAAAACTCACTTGCGTGTGCTGCCTCAAACAGCCTTTACATGTATTACGCATGA
- the LOC119992978 gene encoding serine/threonine protein phosphatase 2A 55 kDa regulatory subunit B beta isoform-like isoform X2, giving the protein MNGVEEAVAGSAEAPQPLEWKFSQVFGERTAGEEVQEVDIISAIEFDRTGDHLATGDRGGRVVLFERADTKDHGGNRRDLEMMDYSNSRHPEFRYKTEFQSHEPEFDYLKSLEIEEKINKIRWCQSANGALFLLSTNDKTIKFWKVQEKKVKKICDMNVDPVKAAGNGPIAGSSRSTLSKPCIANGECTENPVGHSSADFEFPSGGIPSLRLPTVTSHEMSLVARCRRIYAHAHDYHINSISNNSDGETFISADDLRINLWNLEISNQSFNIVDVKPANMEDLTEVITSAEFHPTHCNTLAYSSSKGSIRLIDMRQSALCDSHSKLFEQPEVSGTRSFFTEIIASISDIKFSKDGRHILSRDYMTLKLWDINMDSGPVTTFQVHEYLRPKLCDLYENDSIFDKFECCLSGDGLRVATGSYSNLFRVFGCSKGSSEATTLEASKNPTRRQVQTPSRPARSLGSLSRGFRRGADNSGVDSNGNAYDFSTKLLHLAWHPTENSLACAASNSLYMYYA; this is encoded by the exons ATGAACGGTGTAGAAGAAGCTGTGGCTGGTTCCGCTGAAGCACCTCAGCCGCTGGAGTGGAAATTCTCTCAGGTTTTTGGCGAACGGACTGCAGGGGAGGAGGTGCAGGAAG TTGATATTATTTCTGCCATCGAATTTGATAGAACCGGGGATCACCTTGCCACTGGAGATCGCGGAGGTCGGGTGGTTTTATTTGAAAGAgctgatacaaaagat CATGGTGGAAATCGGAGAGATCTAGAGATGATGGATTACTCAAACAGTAGGCATCCTGAGTTCCGCTATAAGACAGAGTTTCAAAGCCATGAGCCTGAG TTTGATTATCTCAAGAGCTTGGAAAttgaggagaaaataaataaaattagatGGTGTCAGTCAGCCAATGGCGCcctatttcttctttcaactaATGACAAAACCATCAAATTTTGGAAG GTTCAAGAGAAGAAGGTTAAGAAAATATGCGACATGAACGTGGACCCTGTGAAAGCTGCAGGAAATGGTCCTATTGCTGGTTCGAGTAGGTCAACCCTCTCGAAGCCATGTATTGCAAATGGAGAATGCACAGAGAACCCCGTTGGTCATTCAAGTGCTGATTTTGAGTTTCCATCTGGGGGTATCCCATCTTTGCGTTTGCCTACG GTAACTAGTCATGAGATGAGCCTTGTGGCGAGATGTCGAAGAATATATGCCCATGCCCATGACTATCACATCAATTCCATTTCTAATAACAG TGATGGAGAGACTTTTATATCGGCTGATGATTTGCGAATAAATCTTTGGAACTTGGAAATTAGCAATCAGAGttttaatattgttgatgtgaagCCTGCAAACATGGAGGATCTGACTG AGGTGATAACTTCGGCAGAATTTCACCCTACCCATTGCAACACGTTAGCATATAGTAGTTCGAAAGGCTCAATTCGACTGATTGATATGCGACAATCGGCTCTATGTGATAGTCATAGCAAATT GTTCGAGCAGCCGGAGGTGTCTGGCACAAGGTCCTTTTTCACCGAAATAATTGCCTCAATCTCGGATATAAAGTTTTCGAAAGATGGAAGGCATATACTTAGTCGTGACTACATGACTCTCAAG TTGTGGGACATAAATATGGATTCTGGCCCTGTTACAACTTTCCAGGTTCATGAATACTTGAGACCTAAG CTCTGTGATTTGTATGAAAATGATTCTATCTTTGACAAGTTTGAGTGTTGTCTTAGTGGAGATGGACTTCGAGTTGCAACTGGCTCCTACAG CAATCTGTTCCGTGTGTTTGGTTGTTCCAAAGGAAGCTCAGAAGCTACAACATTGGAAGCCAGCAAAAATCCCACGAG GAGACAAGTCCAAACACCATCGAGGCCTGCTAGATCTCTGGGCAGTCTATCTCGTGGTTTCAGGCGAG GTGCGGACAACTCTGGAGTCGATTCAAATGGAAATGCTTATGATTTCTCAACAAAGTTGCTACATCTGGCATGGCATCCAACTGAAAACTCACTTGCGTGTGCTGCCTCAAACAGCCTTTACATGTATTACGCATGA
- the LOC119992996 gene encoding uncharacterized protein LOC119992996 isoform X2 yields the protein MNQISYFRPLLRESIDRFLSERRNGERNFCNFTSIFCRLLQSLPDPPLEIVWFYSALTFHSLEFSDQEYSKPVLVVKELFQLIVSCSDSCNVNQKMATLAPVMCELYRLVVFDKKELRGEIEDLLEGIVGYISICCGTHFEEEGELESLSSCFEDLVRVWMVKRVGENCDTGKVMRAFFPLLGDGVLGRVCEGCEVGYLAGTIMTEAFLLRLCLKFGSFTLRTEIEEELRNNVVQMINGFRNVYFFDTILRMLLEPMLPVTSLLSIEDEVFLREVLYDAVIMAEYSFLDLQGGVELPSKHLKSLAVTWLLVADNAIRFAREIGDQTKVISYMDAFCESRLSSQLSKWIIGQTGICGQSSKPTIGTPIALIRWILNVEKQGIKVFDCDTYKIYAESIIRKSRKGYELPAIRSDGENLREDYFLYSENESEEDDKLDDDTNMVDSMDVALSTASGLISSGAIDDTRKRKEERMNDSGREVKFTRYEIQEYSVR from the exons ATGAACCAAATCTCCTATTTTCGGCCCCTGCTCAGAGAATCCATCGATCGGTTTTTATCCGAACGTCGAAACGGCGAGAGGAATTTCTGCAATTTTACCTCGATTTTCTGTCGTTTACTGCAAAGCTTACCCGATCCACCGCTTGAAATTGTGTGGTTTTACTCGGCTTTGACATTTCATTCTTTGGAGTTTAGTGATCAAGAGTATTCTAAGCCAGTCTTGGTTGTTAAAGAATTGTTTCAGTTGATAGTTTCTTGTTCTGATTCGTGTAATGTGAATCAAAAGATGGCTACACTTGCTCCGGTCATGTGCGAGTTGTACCGTTTGGTTGTGTTTGACAAAAAGGAGCTGAGGGGAGAGATTGAGGATTTATTGGAGGGGATTGTCGGTTATATTAGCATTTGTTGTGGTACCCATTTTGAGGAAGAAGGTGAGCTGGAAAGTTTGAGCTCatgttttgaggatttggtgCGCGTGTGGATGGTTAAGAGAGTTGGAGAAAACTGCGACACGGGGAAGGTTATGAGGGCATTTTTCCCGCTTTTAGGGGATGGGGTTCTTGGAAGGGTTTGTGAGGGATGTGAGGTGGGTTACCTGGCTGGAACTATTATGACTGAGGCGTTTTTGTTGAGATTGTGCTTGAAATTTGGATCGTTTACTTTGAGAACTGAGATTGAGGAAGAACTGCGCAACAATGTGGTTCAAATGATCAATGGTTTTCGGAATGTTTACTTCTTTG ATACCATTCTGAGAATGCTGTTGGAGCCGATGTTGCCTGTCACCTCCCTACTG AGCATTGAGGATGAGGTTTTTTTGAGAGAGGTCTTATATGATGCTGTGATAATGGCTGAGTATTCATTCCTCGACCTTCAAGGGGGAGTTGAACTACCTAGCAAACACTTGAAAAGTCTTGCTGTGACATGGTTGTTAGTTGCTGACAATGCCATACGATTTGCCAG GGAAATTGGTGACCAGACCAAGGTCATTTCCTATATGGATGCGTTCTGTGAATCTCGCTTATCCTCACAGTTAAGCAAGTGGATCATTGGTCAGACTGGTATTTGTGGCCAATCAAGCAAACCAACTATTGGCACTCCTATAGCTCTCATTA GGTGGATACTAAATGTTGAAAAGCAAGGTATTAAGGTGTTCGATTGTGACACCTACAAGATTTATGCAGAATCCATAATTCGTAAATCAAGAAAAGGTTATGAGCTTCCAGCAATTAGGTCAGATGGTGAGAACTTGAGAGAAGATTACTTCTTGTACTCTGAAAATGAGAGTGAAGAGGATGATAAACTTGATGACGATACAAACATGGTTGATTCAATGGATGTTGCATTATCCACAGCTTCTGGCTTGATATCATCAGGAGCAATTGACGATACAAGAAAACGTAAAGAAGAGAGAATGAATGACAGTGGTAGAGAGGTTAAGTTCACCAGGTATGAAATTCAGGAGTACTCGGTGAGGTAG